Genomic window (Sphingomonas japonica):
TGCCGTTCAGTTTCATGCCGTTGCCGAATTCGGTGTCGAACCGCGCCATCGCATAGGCGGCGATATTCTCCTCGCGCAGCGGATTGATCTCGCCCGGCAGGAACGGACCGCCATCGACGGTGCCGAAACGCCCGGCAAGGCCGTTCCAGCCGCGCCGCGTCACGCCGTCGGGGCCCACCACCGGCGCTTCCCACTCGCTGTTGATTCGGCGTCCGAACGCAACATAGTCTTCGTAATTGCGAGCGGTATCCTGCGAATAGAACAGCCGTCCGTCGCCGACCATCGGATTGCCGACCTGCCCCTGGAAGAATTGCGGGAAGAAATACGGCTCGTAATTGCCCGCGGGCGACCCTCCGTTGCCGCCGGGCACGCCATCAACATTGTCGTCGAGCCAGACCGGGCCGTCATTGCCCCATTGCTCCGACAAGCGGCCCCAATTGTACGTCGAGAAGCGGTTGGTCTGCTGGCGATCGGCATAGCGGGCGCCGACGCGGATCGCCTGCAGGAAGCCGCTTTCGGGAAACGCCATTTCGGCATCGAGGCGCAGCGCATCCGAATCGCCGGTGCTGTCCTCGATATGGTCCATCGCCGAGCGATAGAAGCTGTTGTACGGATCGGTGAAGCTGGTGTGCCCGGCGCCGAAATAGGTCGGGCTGTTCTGCGATCCCGGGGCGCCATCGCAGGTCGAATTCTGCGCCGGGCCGCTGCACACCTGCGGCGGCAGGAACTCGACCGTCGGCAGGTTCGACCCGTCCAGATCGATGAAGACGTTCTGGTACGACGACATCCACAGGCCGTTGTCGATGACATAGCCCGACGATCCGACATGCTGATAGTCGAAGACGATGCCGATGCGGTCGCTGACGTCCCATTTGAAATTGAAGCCGTAATCCTCGGTGACCAGCTTTTCATAATGGTCACGGCGGATATTGTTGCTCTGCAGTCCCAGGATCGGCGTGCGGGGATCGGCCGTGAACTGGTCGGCGCGCCAGCCGGTCGGACCGGTGATCAGGCCGTTATCGAACAATCCGTCATCGTCGAATTCCAGCTCCGTACCCTCGACCCGGCGCGAATCGCCGTTGGCCGAGACGTTGTCGGTGGCGATCTCGATATTGCGTTCGGTCCATGCCTGCCGCGCGTCGGACCGCAGGAACTGGAACACCGCCTCCATCGATCCGTCGGGGCTCTGCCATTGCAGCGCACCGGCGAAGCCACGGCGCTGACGGTCGAATTCCTGCGTGCCCATTGTCGCGCCGCGCGGGAACAGCACCGGGCCGACGATCGAGGCGTCGCCATTCTGATTGACGTCGCCGTCCGAATAGAGATTGCGCTGGCGGAAGCTGGAGATTTGCAGGCGGTCGGCGCGCGAGAACAGCTGCGAATAGACGACGCTGCCAAGAATCCCGATCTCGCCGATGCCGGTGCTGAACCGATCGCTGAACAGGATCGATCCGGTCGGCGCGCCCTTGTTGATGAAATCGCCATAATTCATCTCGAGCGAGCCGGCCACGACCAGCCCGGTCGCGTCGAACGGCTTGCGCGTGCGCAAGTTGACGACGCCGGCGATGCCGCCTTCGATGCGGTCCGCCGATGGCGACTTGAACACATCGACGCCGCCGAGCAGTTCGGACGGCACGTCGGCGAAGCTCAACGCTCGCCCGTTCGAGGCGCTGAACGCCTCGCGCCCGTTGAATTCCGACCGGACATAGGTCAGCCCGCGCACCACCACGCCCGATCCCTCGACCGAGAAATGGTCGGGATCGACGCCGGCGGCGAAGCGGTTGATGGTCACGCCCGGAATGCGCTGCAGCGCCTCGGTCACCGAACGGTCGGGCAAGGCGCCGATATCGGTGGCAGTGATCGAATCGACGATGACGTCGGAATTGCGCTTGATGTCCTGCGCGCTCTGCAGCGACTGGCGGTACCCAGTGACGATGATCTCGTCTTCTTCCTGTACCGTCGTCGTCTGCGCCGCCTCGGTCGATTCATTGGCCGGCAGGGTCTGCGCATGGCCCGGCGCCGCAACCAGAAACGCCCCCATTGCCAGCGCCGAACATCCGCCGCGCAACGCGATCCGCCCGATCTTCGTCAGATCGTGACACGGCTCGAGCGTGATTCCCTTCATGCCCCTACTCCCTGTGTGCGGCGGCCGTTTCCCGGTCGCGCCTTGTTATCGCTACCAGCTTATCGATTTCGTGATTTGACGCAAGCGCTTTTCGCGCGCGGCGGCGCGTTGAATTGCGCGCACGATACCGATACCTTTATCTCCGGGGCTTGGGCGGTTCCGACGGCGCATGAATGCGCTGCATCGTCGCAGCAGGAGAGGGCATGACGAGCGTGACGCACGACCGGGCCGAGGGCGACCGCCGCATCCGCAGCATCGCTGTAATCGGCGGTGGCAGCGCGGGGTGGATGGCCGCGGCGACGCTCGCGCGGATTCTCGGCCGCGACTATGCCGCGGTCACCCTGGTCGAATCCGACGAGATCGGCATCGTCGGCGTGGGCGAAGCGACGATCCCGCAAATGGCGACCTTCAACCGCATGCTCGGCATCGACGAGGACGATTTCATCCGCCGCACCCAGGGCAGTTTCAAGCTCGGCATCGAATTCGTCGACTGGGGCCGCCGGGGCCACCGCTATTTCCACCCGTTCGGCCATTACGGCGTCAACATGGGCGGCGTTTCGTTTCACGCGCACTGGCTGAAGCTGCACCGCGCCGGCGAGGCGCCGTCGATCGATGACTGGTCACTGCAGGCGATGGCCGCGCGCGAGGGCAAGTTCATGCGCTCGATCGATGCCGGGCGCTCGCCGCTGTCCGACATCGCCTATGCCTATCATTTCGATGCCGGGCTCTATGCCGCCTATCTGCGCAGCTATGCCGAGGAGCGCGGCGTCGTCCGCCGCGAAGGCCGCATCGTCGAAGTGCGATTGCGCGGCGGCGACGGCCATGTCGAAGCGGTGCTGCTCGAAGACGGTACGCGGATTGAGGCGGACCTGTTCATCGATTGCTCGGGCTTTCGGTCGCTGCTGCTGGGCCAAGCGCTGGGCGTCGAGCATATCGACTGGTCGCACTGGCTGCCCTGCGACCGCGCGGTGGCGGTACCGTGCGAAAGCGTCGCGACGCTGGCGCCCTACACGCGTTCGACCGCGCGGGCGGCGGGATGGCAATGGCGCATCCCGCTGCAGCATCGCATCGGCAACGGCCATGTCTATGCCAGCAGCCATATCAGCGACGACGAGGCGACGGCAGTGCTGCTTGCCAATCTCGACGGGCCGCCGCTCGCCGAACCGCGCTATGTCCCGTTCCGTACCGGTCACCGGGCAAAGTTCTGGGAACGCAACGTCGTCGCGCTCGGGCTCGCGTCGGGATTCATGGAGCCGCTTGAATCGACCAGCCTGTGGATGGTGCAGAGTGGCATCGCGCGGCTGATGGCGATGTTTCCCGATCGCGATTTCGACGCTGCGACGCGCGATCGCTACAACCGCATCCTCACCACCGAATATGAGGAGATCCGCGACTTCCTGATCCTGCATTACCACGTCACCCAGCGCGACGACACGCCGTTCTGGGAAGCGTGCCGGACGATGGCGATCCCCGAGCGCCTGGCCGAGAAGATCCGGGTGTTCGCCGCGCATGGCCGCGTGTTCCGCGAGAATGAGGAACTGTTCAACGACACCAGCTGGTTCGCGGTGATGCTCGGCCAGATGTTGCGTCCGGCAGCGCACGATCCGGTCGCGGACGTCTGGTCGCTTGCCGACACGCGCGAGCGGCTCGCCAAGATCCGCACCGCGATCGCCAATTCCGCCGACTATATGCCCGACCACCGCGCCTTCATCGCCGAGCATTGCGCCGCCTGATTGCAACCGGTTCCAGCTGTCGATTGCCAAGTGCGCGGTCGCGCAATATCGCAGTGCCAGGAGGAAGGTGCATGCGATCAGCACGGAGGCGGCAACGCGGCGTGACCGTCAAGGACGTCGCCGAAGCCGCGGGCGTTTCGGCAATGACCGTCTCGCGCGTGGTCAACGGCAACAGCAATGTCCGCGCCGACAAGCGCCAGGCGGTGCTCGATGCAATCGAGAACCTGCAATACAAGCCCAATACCGCTGCGCGGACGCTCGCAGCGGGCGATGCGACGCAGATCGGGCTGCTCTATTCCAACCCGTCGGCCGCTTATCTCAGCCAGTTCCTGATCGGCGCGCTCGCCGGCGCGCGCCGCGCGGGATGCCATCTCGTGCTCGAGCCGTGCGAAGGCGAAAGCGCCGATGAGCAGGCCGAGGCCACGCGCCAGTTTGCCGGTGCCGGGGTACAGGGCGTCATCCTGCCGCCGCCCTTGTCCGAATCCGCGCCGGTCCGCGCCGAGCTTGATGCCGCCGAGATCCCGTCGGTGGCGATCGCGATGGGACGCCCTTCGCCCGGCAGCCTCAACGTCCGCATCGACGATTTCGATGCGGCCCAGGCGATGACCCGTCACCTGCTCGAACTGGGCCATCGCGAAATCGCATTCATCCGCGGGCATCCCAACCAGCTCGCCAGCAGCGAGCGTTTCCGCGGCTTCGTCGCCGCGCTCGAGCAGGCCGGGCTGGACCCCGCCGAAGCCCGCGTCGAACAGGGATATTTCACCTTTCGCTCGGGAACCTTTGCAGCCGAACGCCTGCTCGCCCGTGCGCCGCGGCCCACCGCGATCTTCGCCTGCAACGACGACATGGCCGCGGCCGCGATCGGCGTGGCGCACCGCCAGGGGCTGCGCGTACCCGATGACATCAGCATCGTCGGCTTCGACGATACCGCCATCGCCACCAATGTCTGGCCCGAACTGACGACGATCCGCCAGCCGATCGCCCAGATGGCGGAAACCGCGATCTCCATGCTGCTCGATCGGCTCAAGGCAGGCGATCCGGTCGATGCCATGCATGAACAGGTATTCGCCCACGAATTGATCGTACGCGAATCGACCGCCGCCCCCCCCACTCCCCGTATCGCGGTCGGCGTACGCCACCACCGCGCCGCGTCCTGATCGCCCGCACCGCTCGGCGCTTGCAATTGCTCGCCGATTGCGGCCAAAGGTTACCGCTAACACAATAAGGACGCGAAATGCCGTCCACGAACAGGAGCATGGGGATGGATGAGACGGGCAACCGCGCCAATATCGGGCTGATCATCGCGATCGTGTCGGTGGCGACGATCGGCGGACTGCTGTTCGGCTATGACAGCGGCGCAGTAAACGGCACACAGGACGGTCTTAAATCGACCTTTGCGCTCAGCGATTCCGGGCTCGGCTTTACCGTCGGATCGTTGCTGATCGGTTGCTTCGTCGGCGCCTTCCTGGCCGGGCGCCTCGCCGATCTGATGGGGCGGCGCAAGGTGATGATGCTGACCGCGGTGCTGTTCCTGATCGGTGCGCTGGTCCAGGGGTTTAGCGAGGTCCAGTGGCTGTTCGTCGCGGCGCGGATGATGGGCGGGATGGCGGTCGGTGCGGCGAGCGTACTGTCGCCGGCCTATATCTCCGAAGTCGCACCCGCCAATATCCGCGGGCGGATGACGACGATCCAGCAGATCATGATCATCTCGGGCCTGACCGCGGCGTTTGTCGTCAATTATTATCTCGCGGCCACCGCGGGCGCATCGACCAATCCGTTCTGGGGCGGATATCAGGCATGGCGCTGGATGTACTGGATGCAGGCGATCCCGGCTGCGGTGTTCCTGGTGGCGTTGTTCTTCATCCCGGAAAGCCCGCGCTATCTGGTGGCGAAGGGACGGTTCGACGAAGCGACGCGCGTGCTTACCAGCCTGTTCGGCCGTGATACCGCCGCACGCAAGCTGGTCGAGATCCAGGCCAGCTTCTCCGCCGACCACCGCCCACGGCTCCGCGACGTGCTCGATCCGGTGAAGGGCGGCGTGCGCCCGATCGTGTGGGCCGGCCTGCTGCTCGCGGTGTTCCAGCAACTCGTCGGCATCAACGTCATCTTCTACTATGGCGCGACTTTGTGGCAGCTGGGCGGCTTCACCGAGGATCAGGCGCTGCAGATCAACATCGTCTCGGGTGTGGTATCGATCCTCGCCTGCCTCGTGACCGTCGCGCTGGTCGACAAGATCGGGCGCAAGCCGCTGCTGCTGATCGGATCGGCGGGGATGACCGTTACGCTGTTTGCGCTGGTCTATGCGTTCGGCAACGGCACGCTCGACGCCGATGGCAATCTGCAGCTCAACGAACAGCTCGGCATCCTCGCGCTGATCGCCGCCAATCTCTACGTGATTTTCTTCAACGTCAGCTGGGGGCCGATCATGTGGGTGATGCTGGGTGAGATGTTTCCCAACCAGCTGCGCGGTTCGGCGCTGGCGGTGTGCGGCTTCGCACAGTGGTTCTCCAACTATCTGATCGCGCAGAGCTTCCCGGTCATGGCGGCAGGACTCGGGCTGGCCGTAACCTACAGCTTCTATGCCGTCGCCGCGCTGATCAGCTTCTTCCTTGTGCAGAAGTTCATCATCGAAACCAAAGGCAAGGAACTGGAAGAAATGAAGGGCTAGGCCGCGGGGGGAGCGTGCGGCGCCCGGCTGCCGCTCCCCTGTCTGCCGCTCATCGATGCGGCGCGTCTGACGGCCCTTAACAAGCGACGGTAAGGCGCTCAGCCCGGCTCAGTTGTCGGCATCAGTCTGACGCAGAATCTTCGCCATCGGCCGTCCCCTAGCGAGTTCGTCGATCAGCTTGTCGAGATAGCGAATCTCGCGCATCGTCGGCTCTTCGACGTCCTCCACCCGGATGCCGCAGACCGTGCCGGTGATGCCCGATCGCGCTGGGTTCATGCGCGGCGCCTGGGCGAAAAACGCCTCAAAGCTGACCTTGCGCACCAACTGCTCGTCGAGCGTCGCGTGGCTATACCCGGTCAGCCAGCACAGAATGGCATCGACCTCGGCCTTGCTGCGTCCTTTTTTCTCGGCCTTGGCGAGATAGTGCGGGTAGACGCTGGCGACGCTGGTCGTGAAGATACGGTGGCGGGTCATCGCGATCGGATCCGTGTCGTTCACGCACGGAAGTACCGCCGGCCAGCGGTACCGACAAGCCGCCTCGCGGCCGATCCGGCGACGACGTTGGTCCAGACCCGCCCCCAACATCGCCGGACACAAAAAAACCGCCCCAGGATATCCTGAGACGGCGTCGATATTCGGCGTTGGTTGCGGGGACAGGATTTGAACCTGTGACCTTCAGGTTATGAGCCTGACGAGCTACCGGGCTGCTCCACCCCGCGCCAAAGCGGTTGAGCCGCTCGGCACCCCGAATAGGGCGCCTTGCGGCTCGACATGTGAATGGGTTTTCCTGTGCGATTTACACCGGCTGCAATGCCTGGCGACGACCTACTCTTCCATCGCTTAGACGATAGTACCATCGGCGCAGTCCGGTTTCACGTTCGAGTTCGGGATGGGATCGAGTGGGTCACAGACGCTATAGCCACCAAGCAATGAAGCCGGTGTATTCGCAAAGGGGATTTCAAATCGATGCACCTTAAAGGCTGAAGAACAATATCCACATCAACCGCCGGCTGAACCAGCGCTGTCATTGATGGTGGGACTCTTCAAGCGCGAATAGGACAATTAGGACTGGTTAGCTCCATGCGTTACCGCACTTCCACATCCAGCCTATCAAGGTCGTGGTCTTCGACCGTCCTATGAAATCTTATCTTGAGGGAGGCTTCCCGCTTAGATGCTTTCAGCGGTTATCCCGTCCATACATAGCTACCCTGCTGCGCTCCTGGCGGAACGACAGGTACACCAGAGGTATGTTCAACCCGGTCCTCTCGTACTAGGGTCAACTCCTCTCAAATTTCGACGCCCACGGCAGATAGGGACCAAACTGTCTCGCGACGTTCTGAACCCAGCTCACGTACCACTTTAATTGGCGAACAGCCAAACCCTTGGGACCTGCTCCAGCCCCAGGATGTGATGAGCCGACATCGAGGTGCCAAACGATTCCGTCGATATGAGCTCTTGGGAATCATCAGCCTGTTATCCCCGGCGTACCTTTTATCCGTTGAGCGATGGCCCTTCCACGAGGGACCACCGGATCACTATGACCGACTTTCGTCTCTGCTCGACTTGTCAGTCTCGCAGTCAGGCTGGCTTATGCCATTGCACTCTAACAGACGGTTTCCAACCGTCTTGAGCCAACCTTCGCACGCCTCCGTTACTCTTTAGGAGGCGACCGCCCCAGTCAAACTACCCGCCACAGAGGGTCCCTGATCCAGTTTCATGGATCGAGGTTAGACATCAGAAAACAACAGGGTGGTATTTCACCTATGGCTCCACGTCAGCTGGCGCCAACGCTTCAAAGCCTCCCACCTATGCTACACAGTTCTTTCCTAATGCCACTCTGAAGCTGCAGTAAAGGTGCACGGGGTCTTTCCGTCTAACCGCGGGTACTCCGCATCTTCACGGAGAATTCAATTTCGCTGAGCATGTCCTGGAGACAGTGGGGAAGTCGTTACGCCATTCGTGCAGGTCGGAACTTACCCGACAAGGAATTTCGCTACCTTAGGACCGTTATAGTTACGGCCGCCGTTTACCTGGGCTTCATTTCAGAGCTTGCACTCCTCCACTTAACCTTCAGGCACCGGGCAGGCGTCAGGCCCTATACGTCGTCTTGAAGCCGACTTAGCAGAGCCCTGTGTTTTTGCTAAACAGTCGCTACCCCCTGGCCTGTGCCCCCTCATACTAGTTGCCTAATGTGAGGGCCTCCTTCTTCCGAAGGTACGGAGGCAATTTGCCGAGTTCCTTCAGGACACTTCTCTCAAGCGCCTTGGTATACTCTACCTGACCACCTGTGTCGGTTTCGGGTACGGTCTATACGGTGGGGCTATTTCCTGGGACTGCTTCGAAGCCTGTTCAATCCAATAAGAACAGACAACACACGCAATCCGTCACACACCACCAGGTCACGGAATATTAACCGTGTTCCCATCGACTACCCCCTTCGGGCTCGTCTTAGGGGCCGACTCACCCTGCGCGGATTAGCCTTGCGCAGGAACCCTTGGTCTTTCGGCGAAAGGGCATCTCACCCTTTTTATCGCTACTCATGTCTGCATTCGCACTTCCGATACCTCCATGGTCGGTTACCCTTCCACTTCGCAGGCTTACGGAACGCTCCGCTACCGCGTGATCAAAGATCACACCCTAAGCTTCGGTGCACGTCTTGAGCCCCGTTACATTTTCGCCGCAGGATCTCTTGTTTAGACCAGTGAGCTGTTACGCTTTCTTTAAAGGATGGCTGCTTCTAAGCCAACCTCCTGGTTGTTTTGGAAATCCCACATGCTTTACCACTTAGACGTGACTTGGGGACCTTAGCTGTAGGTCAGGGCTGTTTCCCTTTTGACGACGGACCTTAGCACCCGCCGTCTGTCTCCCGAGTAGTACTCCTGGGTATTCGGAGTTTGGTTAGGTTTGGTACAGCTCGCGCCGCCCTAGCCCATCCAGTGCTCTACCCCCCAGGGTATTCGCTCGAGGCTCTACCTCAATAGATTTCGCGGAGAACCAGCTATTTCCCGGCTTGATTGGCCTTTCACCCCTAAGCACAACTCATCCGACAATTTTTCAACATTGATCGGTTCGGTCCTCCAGTGGGTGTTACCCCACCTTCAACCTGGTCATGCATAGATCGCCGGGTTTCGGGTCTAATGCATCGAACTCATTCGCCCTATTCAGACTCGCTTTCGCTTCGCCTACACCTAACGGCTTAAGCTTGCTCGATACACTAAGTCACAGACCCATTATGCAAGAGGTACGCGGTCACACCCTAAAGATGCTCCCACTGCTTGTAGGCAACCGGTTTCAGGTACTGTTTCACTCCCCTCATCGGGGTGCTTTTCACCTTTCCCTCACGGTACTAGTTCGCTATCGGTCATGTACGAGTATTTAGGCTTGGAGGGTGGTCCCCCCATGTTCAGACAGAGTTTCACGTGCTCCGCCCTACTCGAGTCCTGATACATCACTTTCGCATACGGGGCTGTCACCCACTATGGCGCTACTTTCCAGAAGCTTCTGCTAGTTGAATATCAGGCACTGGCCTGGTCCGCGTTCGCTCGCCACTACTAACGGAATCTCGGTTGATGTCTTTTCCTCCGGGTACTGAGATGTTTCAGTTCTCCGGGTTCGCTTCACCAAAGCTATTTCATTCACTTCGGTGATACCTTTCCCAATTAACTCTGAAGCCGATTGCTCGAAACCAGAATTAATTGGTGAAGGTGGGTTTCCCCATTCGGAAATCGTCGGGTCAAAGGTTGCTCACACCTCACCGACGCTTATCGCAGCGTGCCACGTCCTTCATCGCCTGTACATGCCAAGGCATCCACCAATTGCCCTTACCTCACGCTTGAGAGTCCACACCACCAACGACAACACTGGATCAGTCCGAAGACTGACACGAAACTCGGCAGAGCAGTGAAGCGCGGTATATTGGTGCGGATATTATATCTCAGCCTTTTATATGTGCTGGCAGCGATCTTCGCAGCAAGGCCGAAACCCTGATCCGAAAACCGAAGCCACCACGGCATCGATTTGAAAAACCCATTCACAATGTCAAAAACGTGCGACGACCGCATGGGTCGCGCGAAATTCCGATGTCGCCATAGCGCACCGGAGACGATGATCCTCATCACTGGATGATGGTAGAAGATTGGTGGAGCCTATCGGGATCGAACCGATGACCTGATGCTTGCAAAGCAACCGCTCTCCCAGCTGAGCTAAGGCCCCCTACCAAACTCCGCACGCCGTCAGTCGCAGCAACGCCGCGCCCCATGGCGCACGATACTGCACTGGCCGTGCTTGCGACGGTACGACTTAGCTGCGCTAACTCGTTGCGTCGTCGCGCAGTGGTGGGCCGAGTAGGAGTTGAACCTACGACCTCACGCTTATCAGGCGTGCGCTCTAACCACCTGAGCTACCGGCCCCCGTGCCGTTGCTGACCATAAGGCCAGACGGCGCGAAAGCCAGCTCAGGCTGACCGACCGGTCACGGTTGCCCGTGGCGATCGGTATCCAGTGATGAAGGGACATGAGGACGGCGGCTATGTTCTTTGGAATGGAGGAAGCTCTTCCCCCCGGCGAACCAGGAGGCGCTTTCCGCCGAAATCCTTAGAAAGGAGGTGATCCAGCCGCAGGTTCCCCTACGGCTACCTTGTTACGACTTCACCCCAGTCGCTAAGCCCACCGTGGTCGCCTGCCTCTCTTGCGAGTTAGCGCAACGCCTTCGGGTGAACCCAACTCCCATGGTGTGACGGGCGGTGTGTACAAGGCCTGGGAACGTATTCACCGCGGCATGCTGATCCGCGATTACTAGCGATTCCGCCTTCATGCACTCGAGTTGCAGAGTGCAATCCGAACTGAGACAGATTTTGGAGATTAGCTCACCCTCGCGGGATTGCTGCCCACTGTATCTGCCATTGTAGCACGTGTGTAGCCCAGCGCGTAAGGGCCATGAGGACTTGACGTCATCCCCACCTTCCTCCGGCTTATCACCGGCGGTTCCTCTAAAGTACCCAACTAAATGATGGTAACTAGAGGCGAGGGTTGCGCTCGTTGCGGGACTTAACCCAACATCTCACGACACGAGCTGACGACAGCCATGCAGCACCTGTGTGTAGGTCCCCGAAGGGAAGAAAGGCATCTCTGCCAGTCGTCCTACCATGTCAAACGCTGGTAAGGTTCTGCGCGTTGCTTCGAATTAAACCACATGCTCCACCGCTTGTGCAGGCCCCCGTCAATTCCTTTGAGTTTTAACCTTGCGGCCGTACTCCCCAGGCGGATAACTTAATGCGTTAGCTGCGCCACCTAAGTACCAAGTACCCAGACAGCTAGTTATCATCGTTTACGGCGTGGACTACCAGGGTATCTAATCCTGTTTGCTCCCCACGCTTTCGCACCTCAGCGTCAATACCAGTCCAGTGAGCCGCCTTCGCCACTGGTGTTCTTCCGAATATCTACGAATTTCACCTCTACACTCGGAATTCCACTCACCTCTCCTGGATTCAAGCGATGCAGTCTAAAAGGCAGTTCCAGAGTTGAGCTCTGGGCTTTCACCTCTTACTTACAAAGCCGCCTACGCGCGCTTTACGCCCAGTAATTCCGAACAACGCTAGCTCCCTCCGTATTACCGCGGCTGCTGGCACGGAGTTAGCCGGAGCTTATTCTCCCGGTACAGTCATTATCTTCCCGGGTAAAAGAGCTTTACAACCCTAAGGCCTTCATCACTCACGCGGCATTGCTGGATCAGGCTTTCGCCCATTGTCCAATATTCCCCACTGCTGCCTCCCGTAGGAGTCTGGG
Coding sequences:
- a CDS encoding TonB-dependent receptor, with protein sequence MKGITLEPCHDLTKIGRIALRGGCSALAMGAFLVAAPGHAQTLPANESTEAAQTTTVQEEDEIIVTGYRQSLQSAQDIKRNSDVIVDSITATDIGALPDRSVTEALQRIPGVTINRFAAGVDPDHFSVEGSGVVVRGLTYVRSEFNGREAFSASNGRALSFADVPSELLGGVDVFKSPSADRIEGGIAGVVNLRTRKPFDATGLVVAGSLEMNYGDFINKGAPTGSILFSDRFSTGIGEIGILGSVVYSQLFSRADRLQISSFRQRNLYSDGDVNQNGDASIVGPVLFPRGATMGTQEFDRQRRGFAGALQWQSPDGSMEAVFQFLRSDARQAWTERNIEIATDNVSANGDSRRVEGTELEFDDDGLFDNGLITGPTGWRADQFTADPRTPILGLQSNNIRRDHYEKLVTEDYGFNFKWDVSDRIGIVFDYQHVGSSGYVIDNGLWMSSYQNVFIDLDGSNLPTVEFLPPQVCSGPAQNSTCDGAPGSQNSPTYFGAGHTSFTDPYNSFYRSAMDHIEDSTGDSDALRLDAEMAFPESGFLQAIRVGARYADRQQTNRFSTYNWGRLSEQWGNDGPVWLDDNVDGVPGGNGGSPAGNYEPYFFPQFFQGQVGNPMVGDGRLFYSQDTARNYEDYVAFGRRINSEWEAPVVGPDGVTRRGWNGLAGRFGTVDGGPFLPGEINPLREENIAAYAMARFDTEFGNGMKLNGNVGLRYTKTDRTSVGGVAFPYPGDSFPTEEQCNVTDNIPNFCFLSPEERQAARTISDNAFTPSTAKLSYEYWLPSVNVKLEVGDGIQFRGAYFKGVSPPATGLTRNFFNASFGPVANVDENGNIIPQSFRLQGTFGIGNPYLLPVEADNFDLTAEWYFDDVGQITVSGFYKRLKNVLTNSTTRQDVTNNGATVSSVISQPINADGIGEIKGVEVAYQQTYDFLPGIFSGLGLQANYTYIESTGVPQSTLSETDPDVGAGRVTTVDLSALPLQGLSKHAFTVTPFLDIGKLSMRASYSWRDDFLLTIRDVIFPNDPIINKAGGQVDASIFYDITENFKLGVQAVNLNNQVTKTTAVVQDVDGGTREVPRGWYINDRRFTLAARFNF
- a CDS encoding tryptophan halogenase family protein; the protein is MTSVTHDRAEGDRRIRSIAVIGGGSAGWMAAATLARILGRDYAAVTLVESDEIGIVGVGEATIPQMATFNRMLGIDEDDFIRRTQGSFKLGIEFVDWGRRGHRYFHPFGHYGVNMGGVSFHAHWLKLHRAGEAPSIDDWSLQAMAAREGKFMRSIDAGRSPLSDIAYAYHFDAGLYAAYLRSYAEERGVVRREGRIVEVRLRGGDGHVEAVLLEDGTRIEADLFIDCSGFRSLLLGQALGVEHIDWSHWLPCDRAVAVPCESVATLAPYTRSTARAAGWQWRIPLQHRIGNGHVYASSHISDDEATAVLLANLDGPPLAEPRYVPFRTGHRAKFWERNVVALGLASGFMEPLESTSLWMVQSGIARLMAMFPDRDFDAATRDRYNRILTTEYEEIRDFLILHYHVTQRDDTPFWEACRTMAIPERLAEKIRVFAAHGRVFRENEELFNDTSWFAVMLGQMLRPAAHDPVADVWSLADTRERLAKIRTAIANSADYMPDHRAFIAEHCAA
- a CDS encoding LacI family DNA-binding transcriptional regulator, with the protein product MRSARRRQRGVTVKDVAEAAGVSAMTVSRVVNGNSNVRADKRQAVLDAIENLQYKPNTAARTLAAGDATQIGLLYSNPSAAYLSQFLIGALAGARRAGCHLVLEPCEGESADEQAEATRQFAGAGVQGVILPPPLSESAPVRAELDAAEIPSVAIAMGRPSPGSLNVRIDDFDAAQAMTRHLLELGHREIAFIRGHPNQLASSERFRGFVAALEQAGLDPAEARVEQGYFTFRSGTFAAERLLARAPRPTAIFACNDDMAAAAIGVAHRQGLRVPDDISIVGFDDTAIATNVWPELTTIRQPIAQMAETAISMLLDRLKAGDPVDAMHEQVFAHELIVRESTAAPPTPRIAVGVRHHRAAS
- a CDS encoding sugar porter family MFS transporter, with protein sequence MDETGNRANIGLIIAIVSVATIGGLLFGYDSGAVNGTQDGLKSTFALSDSGLGFTVGSLLIGCFVGAFLAGRLADLMGRRKVMMLTAVLFLIGALVQGFSEVQWLFVAARMMGGMAVGAASVLSPAYISEVAPANIRGRMTTIQQIMIISGLTAAFVVNYYLAATAGASTNPFWGGYQAWRWMYWMQAIPAAVFLVALFFIPESPRYLVAKGRFDEATRVLTSLFGRDTAARKLVEIQASFSADHRPRLRDVLDPVKGGVRPIVWAGLLLAVFQQLVGINVIFYYGATLWQLGGFTEDQALQINIVSGVVSILACLVTVALVDKIGRKPLLLIGSAGMTVTLFALVYAFGNGTLDADGNLQLNEQLGILALIAANLYVIFFNVSWGPIMWVMLGEMFPNQLRGSALAVCGFAQWFSNYLIAQSFPVMAAGLGLAVTYSFYAVAALISFFLVQKFIIETKGKELEEMKG
- a CDS encoding DUF2200 domain-containing protein; this encodes MTRHRIFTTSVASVYPHYLAKAEKKGRSKAEVDAILCWLTGYSHATLDEQLVRKVSFEAFFAQAPRMNPARSGITGTVCGIRVEDVEEPTMREIRYLDKLIDELARGRPMAKILRQTDADN